In a genomic window of Orcinus orca chromosome 12, mOrcOrc1.1, whole genome shotgun sequence:
- the DDX43 gene encoding probable ATP-dependent RNA helicase DDX43 isoform X2: MQGVQDGGSPLDQPLSQRRVRQWAAAWAGRRRAGALSSGCVAALVDQPSTASRVCRACRKTSEVPDPVRGAMSRPEAGANASSWVVASRRGAALLRAPERSPEKEPSQGGRGGQKADGGGGWRGHSGVQQPVGAGFQEPPLSFSLKNDWVGAVIGRGGSKIKEIQSSTYTKIQIIKGYPEAEVRIFGTKAMQSKAKTVIDNLVQEQEDYKTEPKVDVAVVQPSDGKDARKDVSGNQKLVDWDKCRENILKWSKKKWAGLPPIKKNFYVESETTSSMSQDQADNWRRENYNIMCDDLKGGEKRPLPNPIGNFEDAFHCYPEVMRNLQKAGFQRPTPIQSQAWPIILQGVDLIGVAQTGTGKTLTYLVPGFIHIDSQPLARNGPGMLILTPTRELALQVEAECRKYSYKGLKSVCIYGGGDRDGQIKDLAKGVDIIIATPGRLHDLQMNNFVHLKSVTYLVLDEADKMLDMGFEPQIMKILLDVRPDRQTVMTSATWPCAVRRLAQSYLKEPMIVYVGTLDLVAVSTVKQNIIVTTEDEKQSHIQTFIESLSPKDKVIIFVSRKAVADHLASDLSIRHISVESLHGNREQSDRERALKNFRTGEVRILIATDLASRGLDVHDVTHVYNYDFPRNIEEYVHRVGRTGRAGIQDFF; encoded by the exons ATGCAGGGAGTGCAGGATGGAGGCAGCCCATTGGACCAGCCCCTCTCACAGCGCCGCGTCCGCCAATGGGCAGCGGCCTGGGCGGGGCGTCGGCGCGCGGGCGCCTTGAGCAGCGGCTGCGTGGCCGCCCTCGTGGACCAGCCTTCGACGGCGTCtcgtgtgtgcagggcctgccgGAAGACGTCGGAGGTGCCGGATCCTGTTCGTGGAGCCATGTCTCGGCCGGAAGCCGGCGCCAACGCCTCCTCCTGGGTCGTTGCTTCTCGGCGGGGCGCGGCGCTGCTTCGGGCTCCGGAAAGGAGCCCGGAGAAGGAGCCGAGCCAAGGCGGTCGCGGAGGCCAGAAGGCCGACGGAGGTGGCGGCTGGAGGGGCCACTCCGGCGTCCAGCAGCCCGTGGGCGCTGGTTTCCAGGAGCCGCCGCTctccttcagcctgaagaacGACTGGGTGGGCGCGGTGATCG ggcgtggtgggtcaaaaataaaagagatccAGAGCTCAACATACACCAAAATACAG ATAATAAAAGGGTACCCTGAAGCGGAAGTAAGAATTTTTGGCACCAAGGCAATGCAGAGCAAAGCGAAAACAGTGATAGATAATCTTGTTCAAGAACAAGAAGACTACAAAACGGAACCCAAAGTTG ATGTTGCTGTTGTCCAACCTTCGGATGGAAAAGATGCAAGgaaagatgtttcaggaaatcaGAAATTGGTTGATTGGGATAAGTGccgagaaaatattttgaaatggagCAAAAAAAAGTGGGCAG GTTTACCTCCAATTAAGAAAAACTTTTACGTGGAGTCAGAAAcaacaagttcaatgtcacaagACCAAGCAGACAATTGGAG GAGGgaaaattataatataatgtGTGATGACTTGAAAGGTGGTGAGAAACGTCCTCTTCCCAACCCTATTGGTAATTTTGAGGATGCATTTCACTGTTATCCTGAAGTTATGAGAAACCTTCAAAAGGCAGGTTTTCAAAGGCCCACACCAATTCAG TCACAGGCATGGCCAATCATTCTACAAGGAGTAGATCTTATAGGAGTAGCTCAGACTGGAACGGGGAAGACATTGACGTACTTAGTGCCTGGATTTATTCATATTGACTCACAACCTCT AGCCAGGAATGGGCCGGGCATGTTAATCCTCACCCCGACTCGAGAACTAGCTCTGCAAGTGGAAGCCGAGTGCCGTAAATATTCATATAAAGGTCTTAAAAG tgtttgtaTATATGGTGGTGGCGATAGAGATGGACAAATAAAAGACTTAGCGAAAGGTGTCGATATCATTATTGCCACTCCCGGAAGACTCCACGATCTACAAATGAATAACTTTGTGCACCTGAAGAGCGTAACTTACCTG GTATTAGATGAAGCTGACAAGATGCTGGAtatgggatttgaaccccagaTAATGAAGATTTTATTAGATGTACGCCCAGACAGGCAGACAGTTATGACAAG TGCAACGTGGCCATGTGCTGTCCGTAGACTCGCACAATCTTATTTGAAAGAGCCCATGATTGTGTATGTTGGTACTTTGGATCTAGTT GCTGTAAGTACCgtgaaacaaaatataattgtCACCACAGAAGACGAGAAACAATCGCATATCCAAACTTTCATCGAGAGCCTGTCTCCCAAAGACAAAGTCATAATATTTGTTAGCCGGAAAGCTGT GGCTGATCATTTAGCAAGTGACCTGAGTATCCGGCATATATCAGTAGAGTCTCTGCATGGCAACAGAGAACAGAGTGATCGAGAGAGAGCATTAAAAAACTTTAGAACAG GGGAAGTGCGAATACTGATTGCTACCGATTTAGCATCTCGTGGTCTCGATGTCCATGATGTCACACACGTCTATAATTACGATTTTCCCCGGAACATCGAAGAATATGTGCACAGAGTAGGGCGCACCGGGAGAGCAGG aattcaagattttttttga
- the DDX43 gene encoding probable ATP-dependent RNA helicase DDX43 isoform X3 has product MQGVQDGGSPLDQPLSQRRVRQWAAAWAGRRRAGALSSGCVAALVDQPSTASRVCRACRKTSEVPDPVRGAMSRPEAGANASSWVVASRRGAALLRAPERSPEKEPSQGGRGGQKADGGGGWRGHSGVQQPVGAGFQEPPLSFSLKNDWVGAVIGRGGSKIKEIQSSTYTKIQIIKGYPEAEVRIFGTKAMQSKAKTVIDNLVQEQEDYKTEPKVDVAVVQPSDGKDARKDVSGNQKLVDWDKCRENILKWSKKKWAGLPPIKKNFYVESETTSSMSQDQADNWRRENYNIMCDDLKGGEKRPLPNPIGNFEDAFHCYPEVMRNLQKAGFQRPTPIQSQAWPIILQGVDLIGVAQTGTGKTLTYLVPGFIHIDSQPLARNGPGMLILTPTRELALQVEAECRKYSYKGLKSVCIYGGGDRDGQIKDLAKGVDIIIATPGRLHDLQMNNFVHLKSVTYLVLDEADKMLDMGFEPQIMKILLDVRPDRQTVMTSATWPCAVRRLAQSYLKEPMIVYVGTLDLVAVSTVKQNIIVTTEDEKQSHIQTFIESLSPKDKVIIFVSRKAVADHLASDLSIRHISVESLHGNREQSDRERALKNFRTGGLGYVLPSSLEMIGRLLVN; this is encoded by the exons ATGCAGGGAGTGCAGGATGGAGGCAGCCCATTGGACCAGCCCCTCTCACAGCGCCGCGTCCGCCAATGGGCAGCGGCCTGGGCGGGGCGTCGGCGCGCGGGCGCCTTGAGCAGCGGCTGCGTGGCCGCCCTCGTGGACCAGCCTTCGACGGCGTCtcgtgtgtgcagggcctgccgGAAGACGTCGGAGGTGCCGGATCCTGTTCGTGGAGCCATGTCTCGGCCGGAAGCCGGCGCCAACGCCTCCTCCTGGGTCGTTGCTTCTCGGCGGGGCGCGGCGCTGCTTCGGGCTCCGGAAAGGAGCCCGGAGAAGGAGCCGAGCCAAGGCGGTCGCGGAGGCCAGAAGGCCGACGGAGGTGGCGGCTGGAGGGGCCACTCCGGCGTCCAGCAGCCCGTGGGCGCTGGTTTCCAGGAGCCGCCGCTctccttcagcctgaagaacGACTGGGTGGGCGCGGTGATCG ggcgtggtgggtcaaaaataaaagagatccAGAGCTCAACATACACCAAAATACAG ATAATAAAAGGGTACCCTGAAGCGGAAGTAAGAATTTTTGGCACCAAGGCAATGCAGAGCAAAGCGAAAACAGTGATAGATAATCTTGTTCAAGAACAAGAAGACTACAAAACGGAACCCAAAGTTG ATGTTGCTGTTGTCCAACCTTCGGATGGAAAAGATGCAAGgaaagatgtttcaggaaatcaGAAATTGGTTGATTGGGATAAGTGccgagaaaatattttgaaatggagCAAAAAAAAGTGGGCAG GTTTACCTCCAATTAAGAAAAACTTTTACGTGGAGTCAGAAAcaacaagttcaatgtcacaagACCAAGCAGACAATTGGAG GAGGgaaaattataatataatgtGTGATGACTTGAAAGGTGGTGAGAAACGTCCTCTTCCCAACCCTATTGGTAATTTTGAGGATGCATTTCACTGTTATCCTGAAGTTATGAGAAACCTTCAAAAGGCAGGTTTTCAAAGGCCCACACCAATTCAG TCACAGGCATGGCCAATCATTCTACAAGGAGTAGATCTTATAGGAGTAGCTCAGACTGGAACGGGGAAGACATTGACGTACTTAGTGCCTGGATTTATTCATATTGACTCACAACCTCT AGCCAGGAATGGGCCGGGCATGTTAATCCTCACCCCGACTCGAGAACTAGCTCTGCAAGTGGAAGCCGAGTGCCGTAAATATTCATATAAAGGTCTTAAAAG tgtttgtaTATATGGTGGTGGCGATAGAGATGGACAAATAAAAGACTTAGCGAAAGGTGTCGATATCATTATTGCCACTCCCGGAAGACTCCACGATCTACAAATGAATAACTTTGTGCACCTGAAGAGCGTAACTTACCTG GTATTAGATGAAGCTGACAAGATGCTGGAtatgggatttgaaccccagaTAATGAAGATTTTATTAGATGTACGCCCAGACAGGCAGACAGTTATGACAAG TGCAACGTGGCCATGTGCTGTCCGTAGACTCGCACAATCTTATTTGAAAGAGCCCATGATTGTGTATGTTGGTACTTTGGATCTAGTT GCTGTAAGTACCgtgaaacaaaatataattgtCACCACAGAAGACGAGAAACAATCGCATATCCAAACTTTCATCGAGAGCCTGTCTCCCAAAGACAAAGTCATAATATTTGTTAGCCGGAAAGCTGT GGCTGATCATTTAGCAAGTGACCTGAGTATCCGGCATATATCAGTAGAGTCTCTGCATGGCAACAGAGAACAGAGTGATCGAGAGAGAGCATTAAAAAACTTTAGAACAG GAGGACTGGGGTATGTGTTACCCTCATCACTAGAAATGATTGGAAGATTGCTGGTGAATTAA
- the DDX43 gene encoding probable ATP-dependent RNA helicase DDX43 isoform X1: MQGVQDGGSPLDQPLSQRRVRQWAAAWAGRRRAGALSSGCVAALVDQPSTASRVCRACRKTSEVPDPVRGAMSRPEAGANASSWVVASRRGAALLRAPERSPEKEPSQGGRGGQKADGGGGWRGHSGVQQPVGAGFQEPPLSFSLKNDWVGAVIGRGGSKIKEIQSSTYTKIQIIKGYPEAEVRIFGTKAMQSKAKTVIDNLVQEQEDYKTEPKVDVAVVQPSDGKDARKDVSGNQKLVDWDKCRENILKWSKKKWAGLPPIKKNFYVESETTSSMSQDQADNWRRENYNIMCDDLKGGEKRPLPNPIGNFEDAFHCYPEVMRNLQKAGFQRPTPIQSQAWPIILQGVDLIGVAQTGTGKTLTYLVPGFIHIDSQPLARNGPGMLILTPTRELALQVEAECRKYSYKGLKSVCIYGGGDRDGQIKDLAKGVDIIIATPGRLHDLQMNNFVHLKSVTYLVLDEADKMLDMGFEPQIMKILLDVRPDRQTVMTSATWPCAVRRLAQSYLKEPMIVYVGTLDLVAVSTVKQNIIVTTEDEKQSHIQTFIESLSPKDKVIIFVSRKAVADHLASDLSIRHISVESLHGNREQSDRERALKNFRTGEVRILIATDLASRGLDVHDVTHVYNYDFPRNIEEYVHRVGRTGRAGRTGVCVTLITRNDWKIAGELINILERANQSVPEDLVVMAERYKANKLKKEMENKWERPQGKPKMFYY; encoded by the exons ATGCAGGGAGTGCAGGATGGAGGCAGCCCATTGGACCAGCCCCTCTCACAGCGCCGCGTCCGCCAATGGGCAGCGGCCTGGGCGGGGCGTCGGCGCGCGGGCGCCTTGAGCAGCGGCTGCGTGGCCGCCCTCGTGGACCAGCCTTCGACGGCGTCtcgtgtgtgcagggcctgccgGAAGACGTCGGAGGTGCCGGATCCTGTTCGTGGAGCCATGTCTCGGCCGGAAGCCGGCGCCAACGCCTCCTCCTGGGTCGTTGCTTCTCGGCGGGGCGCGGCGCTGCTTCGGGCTCCGGAAAGGAGCCCGGAGAAGGAGCCGAGCCAAGGCGGTCGCGGAGGCCAGAAGGCCGACGGAGGTGGCGGCTGGAGGGGCCACTCCGGCGTCCAGCAGCCCGTGGGCGCTGGTTTCCAGGAGCCGCCGCTctccttcagcctgaagaacGACTGGGTGGGCGCGGTGATCG ggcgtggtgggtcaaaaataaaagagatccAGAGCTCAACATACACCAAAATACAG ATAATAAAAGGGTACCCTGAAGCGGAAGTAAGAATTTTTGGCACCAAGGCAATGCAGAGCAAAGCGAAAACAGTGATAGATAATCTTGTTCAAGAACAAGAAGACTACAAAACGGAACCCAAAGTTG ATGTTGCTGTTGTCCAACCTTCGGATGGAAAAGATGCAAGgaaagatgtttcaggaaatcaGAAATTGGTTGATTGGGATAAGTGccgagaaaatattttgaaatggagCAAAAAAAAGTGGGCAG GTTTACCTCCAATTAAGAAAAACTTTTACGTGGAGTCAGAAAcaacaagttcaatgtcacaagACCAAGCAGACAATTGGAG GAGGgaaaattataatataatgtGTGATGACTTGAAAGGTGGTGAGAAACGTCCTCTTCCCAACCCTATTGGTAATTTTGAGGATGCATTTCACTGTTATCCTGAAGTTATGAGAAACCTTCAAAAGGCAGGTTTTCAAAGGCCCACACCAATTCAG TCACAGGCATGGCCAATCATTCTACAAGGAGTAGATCTTATAGGAGTAGCTCAGACTGGAACGGGGAAGACATTGACGTACTTAGTGCCTGGATTTATTCATATTGACTCACAACCTCT AGCCAGGAATGGGCCGGGCATGTTAATCCTCACCCCGACTCGAGAACTAGCTCTGCAAGTGGAAGCCGAGTGCCGTAAATATTCATATAAAGGTCTTAAAAG tgtttgtaTATATGGTGGTGGCGATAGAGATGGACAAATAAAAGACTTAGCGAAAGGTGTCGATATCATTATTGCCACTCCCGGAAGACTCCACGATCTACAAATGAATAACTTTGTGCACCTGAAGAGCGTAACTTACCTG GTATTAGATGAAGCTGACAAGATGCTGGAtatgggatttgaaccccagaTAATGAAGATTTTATTAGATGTACGCCCAGACAGGCAGACAGTTATGACAAG TGCAACGTGGCCATGTGCTGTCCGTAGACTCGCACAATCTTATTTGAAAGAGCCCATGATTGTGTATGTTGGTACTTTGGATCTAGTT GCTGTAAGTACCgtgaaacaaaatataattgtCACCACAGAAGACGAGAAACAATCGCATATCCAAACTTTCATCGAGAGCCTGTCTCCCAAAGACAAAGTCATAATATTTGTTAGCCGGAAAGCTGT GGCTGATCATTTAGCAAGTGACCTGAGTATCCGGCATATATCAGTAGAGTCTCTGCATGGCAACAGAGAACAGAGTGATCGAGAGAGAGCATTAAAAAACTTTAGAACAG GGGAAGTGCGAATACTGATTGCTACCGATTTAGCATCTCGTGGTCTCGATGTCCATGATGTCACACACGTCTATAATTACGATTTTCCCCGGAACATCGAAGAATATGTGCACAGAGTAGGGCGCACCGGGAGAGCAGG GAGGACTGGGGTATGTGTTACCCTCATCACTAGAAATGATTGGAAGATTGCTGGTGAATTAATTAATATTCTGGAAAGAGCAAATCAG AGTGTCCCAGAGGATCTTGTGGTGATGGCTGAGAGATATAAagcaaataaactgaaaaaagaaatggaaaataaatgggaaagacCCCAAGGAAAACCCAAGATGTTTTATTATTAA